In the Plasmodium chabaudi chabaudi strain AS genome assembly, chromosome: 13 genome, one interval contains:
- a CDS encoding Sad1/UNC domain-containing protein, putative, translating to MIWWFLISVNFLFFLIKSFFTPKGTIYLNDLNSTQNNVETEKYILGENYNLTSLKLKVDFGSLDTGTKIIEHSSGIINIKSIQQYDYDSYMLTPCDSDIWWIYSFSDFIHIEKIGLVSLEHYASNFKVIEILGSDTYPATKWKKLGKISTNFTKSFELFNIYDHCKNYDEDNCWVKYLKFIVLSHHDIEQNYYCTLTHLQIFASSGVDMLSDKIYSDDSANQIESDPENSDEQNKIEIQEQENAENLEDSNKDKVLNHIKKQMHSKEEDSNKLPSKDNYYKDAISSDNFHNDKPFHNNIHNDSARYKNSKQNAHYTNYAHYLSVEKDPFDTNLLEKELTQSKLIDTDLIKKELMDTELIEDELLNYEFIEKDIKITAFNEENIFDNITQQMQREYGENKQYINEDTSIISNKGMKYNEKIIPHGDNTKNIQRNENKYIMRTKYYNKLLKDIQNVIILKNGKNEIGFKWTNLLRINPKYNTDIKIEPLNNINVEAMKIAYHISNKIYTICNAFKNYNMAKIFKMSLITSYKHIIINFVLNDGNITFFMNREKYNYDDYTKEENAIKYSPYKNYFNAKRFVSPFYYALEKVLIILYNSHFIPNDKWNTYIENKRINIKKNDKKIIWNKQKCTALNTLEYYQNFIMVKHKHIILIKSEKINLINTIFFPKILCNNDFICLYTNRQIYEKLINNSNDSITNMIKIYRMYEDVNNKAHTERKNYEAFRCEQNEGSKFLISLFLPKKLTKKKYTLYNAINNTSRYNHTNNKRNTLFKYLLNKIKKEHDDIQEQANMYISILNDTFLILYIIYRSKKNYVYTLNFLKNCIDFIFKWNKYKKLNILMLTTNNESLSTKYNRIILMSILNEYNILKKKNKILESNSPIDVDPNDADPNDDYNGCTIFYEIAKNVFNYDIENNTKLETFFNDKKNANDCLYSDRSCHTPLKNDQNNDYTTEFATYLKDLTLFEILFQRIITKNIIIRYGTTLFDPNKYHINALNTCFINIWNNCLLNIQKNNEGNENFKFDLSAIKTLVEKHLEADHCNFQQLSYITKKWKTKQANQSIIKNNEINNINYILNIFYRITSRNIVLHQFHMTKFAKNKFKNLRYTYTTKQNAILHMLLSLINNRIKSMNIMNHYKNKIKKRQYEKNKYTNYGINHCIFTIMKQYKPVIKINEYLNNQNIDMDKYQSIIDQQTNMNICLSVNEVGDIIQTFNCGKGYQDKHFVSRGIKKGKIESNIVNINYSNTIDDKKNDNSMEILHEIKKTEESNSKLINEVYDIITEYDDHISDNYSVKLKSGKNVSLIVNKQDKIKRDIKNNHPIKNQISRENILSYPDDLDKIIDDNINYDNYHDCLREEKIEEKSKNTRGHALLTLVDKVKMIENKNNHAITKLRDVIRITNNKTKIIYHMLSNFKVMQNTISLLLKYIMINEKNMKDLNKNKNRVHNILKILKNVCLTQFNNPNSTFDSLKHICDQLKDILYDEFEKKYFFQNSNNKYTMCHDTENIISHDKNSIHPKNSSFNLKEKSNYIFNFLYYENHCHNDTFKTPLIYYNSSVEKIQNVYLKIFDFFSKFNFWRYLRSIFKHFKNKIYNYLINTNKNVERPNNNQQNHHSNNTNQESNKNNFLSDFSDTSIYILLISMFLFVFIVNNFLCFILYKNLSNKLNAYHQKCSCRSK from the exons atgatatggtggtttttaatttcagtaaactttttgttttttcttataaaaagtttttttaCTCCCAAGGGgacaatatatttgaatGATTTAAATAGCACTCAAAACAATGTGGAAACAG aaaaatatatattaggaGAAAACTACAACTTAACGAgcttaaaattaaaagttgATTTTGGGTCGCTCGATACGGGCACCAAAATTATAGAACATAGTAGTGGgatcataaatataaaatcgaTTCAGCAATATGATTATGACAGTTATATGTTAACACCATGTGACTCGGATATATGGTggatatattcttttagCGATTTTATTCACATCGAAAAAATAGGTTTAGTGTCTTTAGAGCATTATGCATCAAATTTTAAAGTAATTGAAATACTTGGAAGTGATACATATCCAGCcacaaaatggaaaaaattagGAAAAATTTCAAcaaattttacaaaaagtTTTGAACTCTTTAACATTTATGATCATtgcaaaaattatgatgaaGATAATTGCTGggttaaatatttaaagttTATTGTTTTGTCGCATCATGATAtagaacaaaattattattgtacTTTAACTCACCTTCAAATTTTTGCTTCTTCTGGTGTTGACATGCTTagtgataaaatatattccgATGATAGTGCTAATCAGATCGAAAGTGATCCCGAAAATTCTGACgaacaaaacaaaattgaAATACAAGAACAAGAAAATGCGGAAAATTTGGAAGATTCGAACAAAGATAAAGTTTTAaatcatattaaaaaacaaatgcaTTCAAAAGAAGAAGATTCAAACAAACTGCCTTCGAaagataattattataaagatGCTATAAGCTCGGATAATTTCCATAACGATAAACcatttcataataatattcacAATGATAGCGCCCGATATAAAAATTCGAAACAAAATGCACATTATACAAACTATGCTCATTATCTATCCGTAGAAAAAGACCCCTTTGACACAAACTTATTAGAAAAAGAATTAACACAATCTAAATTAATAGACActgatttaataaaaaaagaattaatgGATACAGAATTAATAGAAGATGAATTACTAAACTATGaatttattgaaaaagatattaaaattacGGCTTTTAATGAAGAAAACATATTCGATAATATAACTCAGCAAATGCAACGGGAGTATGgagaaaataaacaatatattaatgaagATACATCGATTATTTCAAATAAGGGtatgaaatataatgaaaaaataataccaCATGGAGataacacaaaaaatattcaaagaaacgaaaataaatatataatgcgTACTAAGtactataataaattattaaaagatattcaaaatgtgatcattttaaaaaatggaaaaaatgaaataggATTTAAATGGACCAATTTATTAAGAATAAATCCTAAATATAACACTGACATAAAAATCGAACcacttaataatataaatgttgaAGCTATGAAAATTGCTTATCATATttctaataaaatttatactaTATGCAAtgcttttaaaaattataatatggcaaaaatttttaaaatgtccTTAATAACTTCGTacaaacatataataataaattttgttctaAATGATGGCaatattactttttttatgaatagagaaaaatacaattatgATGATTATACTAAAGAAGAGAATGCCATAAAATATTCcccatataaaaattatttcaatGCTAAAAGATTTGTTTcccctttttattatgcacTTGAAAAggtattaattatattatataattcgcATTTTATTCCAAACGATAAATGGAATACTTacatagaaaataaaagaataaatataaaaaaaaatgacaaaaaaataatttggaACAAGCAAAAATGCACAGCTTTAAACACATTAGagtattatcaaaattttattatggtaaaacataaacacatcattttgattaaatcagaaaaaattaatttaataaatacgATATTCTTCcccaaaatattatgtaacaatgattttatttgtttatatacaaatcgacaaatatatgaaaaactTATCAATAATTCTAATGATTCAATCACAAacatgataaaaatttatagaaTGTACGAAGATGTTAATAATAAGGCACACActgaaagaaaaaattatgaagcATTTCGATGTGAACAAAATGAAGGATCGAAATTCTTGATAAGCTTATTCTTACCTAAAAAattgacaaaaaaaaaatatacactTTACAATgccataaataatacatcGAGATATAATCACACAAACAACAAGAGaaatacattatttaaatatttactaaacaaaattaaaaaagagcACGATGATATACAAGAACAAGCCAACATGTATATTAGCATACTTAATgacacatttttaattctatatataatttatagatcgaagaaaaattatgtatatactttaaattttttaaaaaattgtatagattttatttttaaatggaataaatataaaaaattgaatattttaatgttaACAACAAATAATGAATCTTTATCGACTAAATATAACAGAATTATTCTTATGAGCATTTTGAATGAATacaacattttaaaaaaaaaaaataaaatacttgAAAGTAATTCCCCAATTGATGTAGATCCAAATGATGCAGACCCAAATGATGATTATAATGGATgtaccattttttatgaaatagcaaaaaatgtttttaattatgatattgaaaataatactaaactagaaacattttttaatgacaAGAAAAATGCCAACGATTGTTTATATTCAGATAGATCATGCCACACACCTCTTAAGAATGACcaaaataatgattataCAACTGAATTTGCTACTTACTTAAAAGATTTAACGCTTTTTGAAATACTTTTCCAGAggataataacaaaaaatattataatcaGATATGGTACAACTCTATTTGACCCCAATAAATATCATATTAATGCATTAAATACGtgctttataaatatatggaatAATTGCCTATTAAAtatccaaaaaaataatgaaggaaatgaaaattttaaatttgattTAAGCGCAATAAAAACTTTGGTGGAAAAACATCTCGAAGCAGACCATTGCAATTTCCAACAGttatcatatattacaaaaaaatggaaaacaAAACAAGCCAACCAAagtattatcaaaaataatgaaattaacAATATTAATTACATTTTAAACATTTTCTATCGTATCACAAGTCGAAACATAGTTCTTCATCAATTTCATATGACAAAGTTTGCtaaaaacaaattcaaGAACCTTAGATATACATACAcaacaaaacaaaatgcCATACTCCATATGCTTCTttctttaataaataacagAATAAAATCCATGAACATAATGAatcattataaaaacaaaattaaaaaacgacaatatgaaaaaaacaaatacacCAATTATGGCATAAATCattgtatttttacaattatgAAACAATACAAACctgttataaaaataaatgaatatttaaataatcaaaatattgATATGGATAAGTATCAGTCAATAATCGACCAACAAactaatatgaatatatgctTATCAGTTAACGAAGTAGGAGATATTATACAAACTTTTAATTGTGGGAAAGGTTATCAAGACAAACATTTTGTTAGCAgaggaataaaaaaaggcaAAATTGAAAGTAACATAGTAAACATAAATTACAGCAATACTattgatgataaaaaaaatgataacagtatggaaatattacatgaaataaaaaaaactgaAGAATCAAACAGCAAACTTATTAACGAAGTTTATGATATTATAACAGAGTATGATGATCATATATCAGATAATTATTctgtaaaattaaaatctGGAAAAAATGTTTCATTAATAGTTAACAAAcaagataaaataaaaagagatataaaaaataatcaccCAATTAAAAACCAAATATCCAGAGAAAACATATTAAGTTATCCCGATGATcttgataaaattattgatGATAATATCAACTATGACAATTATCATGATTGTTTAAGAGAAGAAAAAATCGAAGAAAAGTCAAAAAATACAAGAGGGCACGCACTACTAACATTAGTAGATAAAGTCAAAAtgattgaaaataaaaataaccaCGCTATTACAAAATTACGAGATGTTATAAGAATaactaataataaaacaaaaataatatatcatatgtTATCAAATTTTAAGGTAATGCAAAATACTATAAGccttttattaaaatatattatgataaatgaaaaaaatatgaaagatttaaataaaaataaaaatcgaGTGCATAACatcttaaaaatattaaaaaatgtttgtTTGACACAATTTAATAATCCAAATTCAACTTTTGATTCACTTAAGCACATTTGTGATCAGCttaaagatatattatatgatgaatttgaaaaaaaatacttttttcaaaattcgaataataaatatacaatgtGCCATGATacagaaaatattatttctcATGATAAAAATTCTATACATCCAAAAAATTCtagttttaatttaaagGAAAAGagcaattatatatttaattttttatattacgAAAATCATTGCCATAATGACACATTTAAAACACCacttatttattacaattcttctgtagaaaaaatacaaaatgtttatttaaaaatatttgacttttttagtaaatttaatttttggaGATATTTAAGGTCCATATTTAAacatttcaaaaataaaatttacaactatttaataaatactaACAAAAATGTAGAGCGAcctaataataatcaaCAAAACCACCATTCTAATAACACTAATCAAGAaagcaataaaaataatttcctTTCTGATTTTAGCGACacaagcatatatattttattaatctctatgtttttatttgtatttattgtaaataattttttgtgttttatattgtacaaaaatttatcaaataaattaaatgctTATCATCAAAAATGTTCATGCCGTTCCAAATAG
- a CDS encoding cytochrome b-c1 complex subunit Rieske, putative, whose translation MIRIRNIALISKNNIFLRKNELNKISQRYFGGTFNHNIKENERVPPASENPGYKNLFDHAEDIKLWEIEEKENITHKKVDDLSELVEPSHHPHQYEGIFVRTRYAHYNQTAEPVFPRKPDLEKGELASGANVTRTDVWHNPNEPAIVSVGKFEPSNFRPAGYIENAPNPDSINSDYHPDFREYRLRSGNADRRTFMYFISASYFFIMSSIMRSTICKAVHFFWISKDLVAEGTTELDMRTVGEGEHVVIKWRGKPIFVKHRTPEDIQRAREDDKLVETMRDPQLDSDRTLRPEWLVNIGVCTHLGCIPAPGGNYHGYFCPCHGSHYDNSGRIRQGPAPANLEVPPYEFVDENTIKIG comes from the coding sequence ATGATAAGAATAAGGAATATCGCtttaatttcaaaaaataatatatttttaagaaaaaatgaattaaataaaataagtcAAAGATATTTTGGTGGAACATTTAATCATAATATTAAGGAGAATGAGCGAGTTCCTCCAGCTTCAGAAAATCCAGGttacaaaaatttatttgatcatgcagaagatataaaattatgggAAATCGAAGAAAAGGAAAACATTACTCATAAAAAAGTAGATGATTTATCTGAATTAGTCGAGCCATCCCATCATCCTCATCAATATGAAGGTATATTTGTTAGGACTCGATATGCTCATTATAATCAAACAGCTGAACCAGTTTTTCCAAGAAAACCAGATTTAGAAAAGGGTGAATTAGCTAGTGGAGCTAATGTAACAAGAACGGATGTATGGCATAACCCCAATGAGCCTGCTATTGTTTCTGTTGGAAAATTCGAACCCAGTAATTTTAGACCAGCTGgatatattgaaaatgcACCAAACCCTGATAGTATAAATTCTGATTATCATCCCGATTTTCGTGAATATAGATTAAGAAGTGGAAATGCAGATAGACGAacatttatgtattttataagtgcatcctatttttttattatgtcaTCTATTATGAGATCAACTATATGTAAAGCagttcattttttttggataTCAAAAGATTTAGTGGCAGAAGGTACAACCGAATTAGATATGAGAACAGTGGGAGAAGGGGAACATGTAGTAATTAAATGGAGAGGTAAACCAATTTTTGTTAAGCATAGAACTCCTGAAGATATTCAAAGAGCTAGAGAAGACGATAAATTAGTTGAAACCATGAGAGATCCACAATTGGATTCAGATAGAACTCTTAGACCAGAATGGCTAGTTAATATTGGTGTATGTACACACTTAGGTTGTATACCTGCTCCAGGAGGAAATTACCATGGTTATTTTTGTCCATGCCATGGTTCTCATTATGATAATTCAGGAAGAATACGTCAGGGACCAGCACCCGCAAATTTAGAAGTACCGCCTTACGAATTTGTTGACGAAAATACTATTAAAATAGGATGA
- a CDS encoding oocyst rupture protein 2, putative has product MNNNNMKSDDMNTFWKNQLDDIINISPEELKTHQLPISRIKKIMKEDEKIKNSQMISADTPVLLAKACELFIMEFTRYAWQYTEENKRRTLQRQDVIAAACRKDIFDFLIDLISIEDRIKYTNLNCKENSKKNSNKINFDMMKQYYNINSSHLDEDNQNINSLNVSNIANSNNSYMIDYSNNTSLFSKSTTNLSSIYNINDQDNIINNSLLGDANNFGVNINPYIHNNENISNRIIKRNTNQIGTPNALINTKKNATRSSSLYEENISPAIRTDSRVKNRNTKNISNYNNNINIHNLDDISKYYINNDQINNNNFSMNEANTNNNEIVDYSHFNMYEVNNKENYYNDEYVKNVLKDSNDGIVNNPNNPQSDIFENGLSGRPMSIANLSAANDFTPNRYNNNTTNSIYPINMACNNSLENDSHNSNLNLNMHTTQASYNGINNNMLKKNNPNFLSNYKHVQDMHINEMLPNLQNYQNNKNDEENIDHHIKSQHGYNAYNNYHNNNSSSKSNNNLINVSNGNQIGYMVNNKNTMNAKTMSMHDTTMYHSFYGMNNNMNNADFPNMLVKNMPQKDLKNNISINRVPKKNNNSKNNNIAKYNNSIHQNHIVKHNSMVLNDFNNTINNTISDNYNNELTNLNSMQNKTNSELNKDMLNNYYKLNNNTNTQNNSGSVTKNSNIDNTNNIGNRNVNNAHISGNTRNTISHNNHNNHYYSHRNQITDSNNHNINNTISKENRTNEDMLNEIHLNDGIIGNNRLNGNRLNSSILNNNAVSTKQMINNKMMTTQIPSSQLINNHINNNPNTPNNNIRRSLSNKVNTQYENKYNNNSSQVNLTHTKHMNNSINNKFNSLIGDSGLNNIDENILNDIINNPETGIPKNPSINLINQNIDNNNSNNNNDVMHTHLNNINMPNIQPLIQSNIKLNIDPNAHINPNFQLLSYQQAPQYSINDNAYICNFNQK; this is encoded by the coding sequence atgaataataataatatgaaatcGGATGATATGAATACATTCTGGAAAAATCAGCTGgatgatataataaacattAGCCcagaagaattaaaaacacACCAATTGCCTATATCtcgaataaaaaaaattatgaaagaagatgaaaaaataaaaaatagtcaAATGATTTCTGCTGACACCCCTGTGTTGTTAGCTAAAGCGTGCGAGTTGTTTATTATGGAGTTTACTAGATATGCATGGCAATATACAGAAGAAAACAAACGGAGGACATTGCAAAGGCAGGACGTTATAGCAGCTGCTTGTCGAAAAGAtattttcgattttttaataGATTTAATATCTATAGAAGATAGAATTAAATATACGAATTTAAATTGTAaagaaaattcaaaaaaaaactcaaataaaattaattttgatatgatgaaacaatattataacaTCAATTCTTCACACCTCGATGAAgataatcaaaatattaattcatTAAATGTATCTAATATAGCGAATTctaataattcatatatgattgattattcaaataatacTAGCCTTTTTAGTAAATCAACTACTAATTTGAGTTCGatctataatattaatgatcaagataatataattaacaaTTCATTATTGGGTGATGCTAATAATTTTGGTGTTAATATCAATCCATATATccataataatgaaaatatttccaatagaattattaaaagaaatactAATCAAATTGGAACTCCAAATGCTCTTATCAataccaaaaaaaatgctacTAGAAGCTCAAGCCTgtatgaagaaaatataagtcCTGCAATTCGAACCGATTCCCGAGTTAAAAATcgaaatacaaaaaatatctcaaattataataataatataaatatacataatctTGATGATAtctcaaaatattatattaataacgACCAAATCAACAATAACAACTTTTCGATGAATGAAGCCAATACCAATAATAACGAGATTGTTGATTATTCGcattttaatatgtatgaagttaataataaagaaaattattataatgacGAATACgtgaaaaatgtattaaaagATTCTAATGATGGTATTGTTAATAATCCAAACAATCCTCAAAGCgacatttttgaaaatggtCTATCTGGAAGACCAATGAGCATCGCCAACTTATCAGCAGCAAACGATTTCACACCAAAcagatataataataacaccACCAATAGTATATATCCCATTAATATGGCTTGTAATAACTCTCTAGAAAATGATAGCCATAATTCAAatctaaatttaaatatgcatacaacCCAAGCATCATACAATGggataaataataatatgttaaAGAAGAACAACCCCAATTTTCTTTCTAATTATAAGCATGTACAAgacatgcatataaatgaaatgcttccaaatttacaaaattatcaaaataataaaaatgatgaagaaaatattgatCATCATATAAAATCACAACACGGttataatgcatataacaattatcataataataactcTTCAAgtaaatcaaataataatttaattaatgttTCTAATGGAAATCAAATTGGATATATGGTAAACAACAAAAATACTATGAATGCAAAAACTATGAGTATGCACGATACTACGATGTATCATTCTTTTTATGGTATGAACaacaatatgaataatgCTGATTTTCCTAATATGTtagttaaaaatatgccaCAAAAAGatctaaaaaataacatatcAATAAATAGGGTacctaaaaaaaataataatagcaaaAACAATAACATCGCTAAGTACAATAACTCAATTCATCAAAATCATATTGTCAAACATAACAGCATGGTTTTGAAcgattttaataatactattaataatacaatttctgataattataataacgAATTGACAAACTTAAATTCAatgcaaaataaaacaaactCTGAGTTAAACAAAGACATgctaaataattattataaattaaataataatacaaatacacaaaataattCTGGATCGGTAACTAAAAATTCTAATATagataatacaaataatattggaAATCGAAACGTTAACAATGCTCATATTTCTGGTAATACCCGAAATACAATTTCTCataataatcataataACCATTATTACTCTCATAGAAATCAAATAACGGACTCGAATAATcataacataaataatactatTTCAAAGGAAAATCGAACAAATGAAGATATGCTAAATGAGATTCATTTAAATGATGGTATTATTGGTAATAACCGTCTAAATGGAAATCGATTGAATAGTagcattttaaataataatgctgTATCTACTAAACAAATgataaacaataaaatgatGACCACCCAAATACCATCTAGccaattaataaataatcatattaataataaccCTAATACCccaaacaataatataagaCGCTCATTGAGTAATAAAGTAAATACtcaatatgaaaataaatataataataatagcagCCAGGTAAATTTAACACACACTAAGCATATGAACAATTCtataaataacaaatttaattcACTGATTGGGGATTCTGGATTAAATAATATCGAtgaaaacattttaaacgatattataaataatccGGAAACGGGCATACCAAAAAATCCATCCATCAATCTAattaatcaaaatatagataataacaatagtaataataataatgatgttATGCATACTCATTTGaacaatattaatatgcCAAATATTCAACCATTAATTCAATCTAATATTAAACTTAATATTGATCCGAATGCTCACATCAATCCTAATTTTCAGCTCTTATCTTATCAACAAGCTCCCCAATATTCAATTAAtgataatgcatatatatgcaattttAATCAAAAGTAG